From a single Brassica napus cultivar Da-Ae chromosome C9, Da-Ae, whole genome shotgun sequence genomic region:
- the LOC111200876 gene encoding uncharacterized protein LOC111200876 — MLIMECNKEEASRAKALAENMMLRGDFPKAQKLVVKAQRLFSGLESLPQMLAVCDVHCSADKKINGLENWYGILQVKQFSDDAAIKKQYRKLALLLHPDKNQFAGAEAAFKLVGEANRLLADKEKRSQYDIKRRINSQVASRQWSANFGTAKSGGDSTVRKETFWTCCEHCGYKYKYLGQYVNSKMYCSRCQRSFMAYDVGFNGVPPKPSASQKEVQNQGTCNTPVSENVEFTGVQPGSVAGKVDKKESAKEKFNEKNGGGEKNAEVRKPKIEDESMKNDTEPSKSEEGEEKMDQTADLPKADGLKPQPEVTEPEKVASRSVPDESVSRTSQAPSVNKGKRKRREIVEEPTEVRTDSKDNSRRTSSRKRQQVSGGEKGRSNGVLSPHRNRSSSKVGLKSERTTKKQKLGVGSSKRLDSGGSSVPSCVFNGKPNKSVDSGYQESLSTEDNNHKPVTHDSPDPDFHNFELATSSFAVNQVWSLYDPTDGMPRSYARITKVTEAEFKVCITWLDPLEDNNDNSVPIACGVFQDRESQEVDDRLIFSCQMLHVPGDSNTAIYPRAGEVWAVFRGWDSSWNGSSDKGTYEYDLVEVLCDFNNVDGVEVAYLGKVEGFVSLFRRNVKYGFLQLQIPPNEMLRFSHKVPSFKLTGREREGVPPGCFELDTAALPKEMFQVVKSKVDVELDRKMANGKSGGSIHEASKVEAQAKKRQKINDNHSSSSKASEGICLTHQMNSVKKSKKSVKAVDGLKLRKDPCGLSETNNQATSSPGQEKAEKKIANDDVSCGQPDVFCFSDETMTTPKKPAKVVTAADSSRIRKTHKATGNSKKRGRNDESLSQSRGNGLLNRAEKSSVSETHGPSRCTTRQENTYNFENQRSEDKFQIGQIWAIYCNDYKGMMPRKYAQVKRIDTSPEFKLHVAPLELCRPPNLMTHPLCCGTFKLKTGTADVLVPSSFSHQTKAVKKGINRYEVYPGKGEVWALYKNWNTTDCSETEEEELEIVEVVETNEQSIRVVLLTAKVCNKLLYGRCVETVAGCVDIPKTEVNRFSHQVPAFRRERSGDYQWWELDSKALIGL; from the coding sequence ATGCTTATAATGGAGTGTAACAAGGAAGAGGCCTCTAGGGCAAAGGCCTTAGCAGAGAATATGATGCTGAGAGGTGACTTCCCCAAGGCTCAGAAGCTTGTAGTGAAGGCTCAGAGGCTCTTCTCAGGTCTTGAGAGCTTACCACAAATGTTAGCCGTGTGTGATGTACATTGCTCCGCCGACAAGAAAATCAACGGTCTTGAGAACTGGTACGGTATTCTTCAAGTCAAGCAATTTTCCGACGATGCTGCAATCAAGAAGCAGTACAGGAAGCTCGCCTTGCTTCTCCATCCTGACAAAAACCAGTTCGCTGGCGCTGAGGCTGCTTTCAAGCTGGTTGGGGAAGCTAACAGGTTGCTTGCCGACAAGGAGAAACGGAGTCAGTATGATATCAAGCGCAGAATCAATTCACAGGTTGCTAGCAGACAGTGGAGTGCAAACTTTGGAACTGCAAAGAGTGGTGGTGACAGTACTGTTAGGAAGGAAACGTTTTGGACGTGTTGCGAGCATTGTGGCTATAAGTATAAGTACTTGGGACAGTATGTGAACTCCAAAATGTATTGTTCCCGTTGTCAAAGATCATTCATGGCTTACGACGTTGGGTTTAATGGAGTGCCGCCTAAACCGAGCGCTAGTCAGAAAGAAGTTCAAAATCAGGGGACTTGTAACACACCTGTGAGTGAAAACGTGGAGTTTACTGGTGTTCAACCAGGAAGTGTAGCAGGTAAGGTTGATAAGAAAGAATCTGCCAAAGAGAAATTCAACGAGAAGAATGGAGGAGGTGAGAAAAATGCTGAAGTAAGGAAACCCAAAATAGAGGATGAATCGATGAAGAATGATACTGAACCAAGTAAATCCGAGGAAGGTGAGGAGAAGATGGACCAGACAGCTGATCTACCCAAAGCTGATGGTTTGAAGCCGCAACCTGAGGTTACAGAACCGGAAAAGGTTGCATCAAGATCTGTCCCtgatgaatcagtttcaaggacTAGTCAAGCACCCTCAGTGAACAAGGGCAaaagaaagaggagagagattGTTGAGGAGCCGACTGAGGTTAGAACAGATTCAAAGGATAATAGTAGGAGGACATCTTCAAGGAAAAGGCAGCAGGTTTCTGGCGGAGAGAAGGGAAGAAGTAATGGTGTTTTAAGCCCTCACAGAAACAGGTCAAGCTCAAAAGTTGGATTAAAATCTGAGCGAACtaccaaaaaacaaaagttagGCGTTGGATCATCCAAACGTCTTGATTCTGGTGGTTCTTCTGTGCCTTCATGTGTTTTTAATGGAAAGCCTAATAAAAGTGTGGATTCTGGATATCAAGAAAGCTTGTCAACGGAAGACAACAACCACAAGCCTGTTACGCATGATTCACCTGATCCAGACTTTCATAATTTTGAACTGGCAACAAGCTCCTTTGCAGTCAACCAGGTGTGGTCTCTGTATGATCCCACTGATGGTATGCCTCGGTCTTATGCTCGTATTACAAAAGTGACTGAAGCTGAGTTCAAGGTGTGTATTACGTGGCTTGACCCCTTAGAAGATAATAACGATAACTCTGTTCCCATTGCTTGTGGAGTTTTCCAAGATAGGGAGTCACAGGAGGTAGACGACCGTTTGATATTCTCTTGTCAGATGCTTCATGTACCTGGTGACAGTAACACCGCTATTTATCCAAGAGCAGGAGAGGTTTGGGCAGTTTTCAGAGGCTGGGATAGCAGTTGGAATGGTAGCTCAGATAAAGGAACTTATGAATATGACTTAGTTGAAGTTTTGTGTGATTTTAATAATGTGGATGGCGTTGAAGTGGCTTACTTGGGAAAAGTGGAAGGATTTGTTTCCCTGTTTCGACGAAATGTGAAGTATGGATTTCTCCAACTTCAGATTCCACCAAACGAGATGCTAAGATTTTCTCACAAAGTCCCTTCATTCAAATTGACTGGAAGGGAGAGAGAAGGTGTTCCTCCTGGGTGCTTCGAATTAGACACTGCTGCTTTACCAAAAGAGATGTTCCAGGTTGTAAAGTCTAAAGTTGATGTGGAGTTGGATAGAAAAATGGCGAATGGTAAATCCGGTGGTTCTATTCATGAGGCTTCCAAGGTTGAAGCGCAGGCAAAGAAACGTCAAAAAATCAATGACAATCACAGTTCATCCTCCAAAGCATCTGAAGGAATCTGCTTGACTCATCAAATGAACTCAGTGAAGAAGTCCAAGAAGAGTGTCAAAGCAGTGGATGGCTTGAAACTGCGAAAAGACCCTTGTGGTCTGAGTGAAACAAACAACCAAGCAACTTCAAGTCCAGGTCAAGAGAAAGCTGAGAAGAAGATTGCTAACGATGATGTGTCCTGCGGACAGCCAGATGTGTTTTGTTTCTCTGATGAGACGATGACTACACCGAAGAAACCTGCAAAGGTCGTGACTGCAGCTGATTCCTCGAGAATCAGGAAAACACACAAAGCCACAGGGAACTCAAAGAAGCGTGGGAGAAATGATGAGTCATTGTCTCAGTCCAGAGGTAATGGTTTGTTGAATCGTGCTGAAAAATCCTCAGTTTCAGAGACTCATGGGCCATCCAGATGCACAACCAGGCAAGAAAACACTTATAACTTTGAGAACCAGAGATCCGAGGACAAATTTCAGATTGGTCAGATATGGGCTATTTACTGCAATGATTACAAAGGGATGATGCCAAGAAAGTATGCTCAGGTTAAGAGAATCGACACAAGTCCTGAGTTCAAGCTACACGTAGCACCTCTAGAGCTGTGCCGTCCTCCAAATCTCATGACACATCCCCTGTGCTGTGGCACTTTTAAGTTGAAAACAGGTACAGCAGATGTCCTTGTACCTAGCAGCTTCTCACATCAGACTAAAGCTGTGAAGAAAGGTATAAACAGATACGAAGTGTATCCAGGAAAAGGTGAGGTATGGGCTTTATACAAGAACTGGAACACTACAGATTGTTCTgagactgaagaagaagaacttgaGATTGTGGAAGTTGTTGAAACCAACGAGCAGAGCATACGAGTGGTGCTATTGACTGCTAAAGTGTGTAACAAGCTTCTCTACGGAAGGTGTGTGGAGACAGTGGCGGGTTGTGTAGACATTCCAAAGACGGAAGTGAATAGATTCTCACATCAGGTTCCAGCGTTCAGACGTGAGAGAAGTGGAGACTACCAATGGTGGGAGCTTGACTCTAAAGCACTAATTGGTCTTTAA
- the LOC111211965 gene encoding glutathione synthetase, chloroplastic, with protein MVGGCSSLSYSSSSTFIATTTLSSSLKLNPQSFIFHLNLRKPAPLRCASSLMMESPKPILDFEKFDDGFVQKLVYDALVWSSLHGLVVGDKTHQRSGTVPGVGMMHAPIALLPTPFPESYWNQACEVAPVFNELVDRISLDGKFIQDSLSRTKKADVFTSRLLEIHSKMLERNKREDIRLGLHRSDYMLDEETKSLLQIEMNTISCSFPGFGRLVTELHQSLLRSHGDHLGLDSERVPRNGSTFQFADAMAKAWLEYNNPRAVVMVVVQPDERNMYDQHWLSSVLREKHNIVTIRKSLAEVETEGRVHEDGTLTVGGQAVSVVYYRSGYTPRDYPSESEWNARLLIEQSSAVKCPSIAYHLAGTKKIQQELAKPGVLERFMDNKDDVAKLRKCFAGLWSLDDSEIIKKAIEKPELFVMKPQREGGGNNIYGDDVRENLLRLQREGEEENAAYILMQRIFPKVSNVFLLRDGVYHKDQAISELGVYGAYLRNKERVIINEQSGYLMRTKVSSSDEGGVAAGYAVLDSIYLN; from the exons ATGGTCGGTGGCTGCTCTTCCCTGTCTTATTCTTCCTCTTCCACTTTCATTGCCACTACTACTTTGTCTTCTTCCCTTAAACTCAATCCACAAAGTTTCATTTTCCATTTAAATCTGAGAAAGCCTGCGCCTTTAAGGTGTGCGAGCTCACTAATGATGGAATCACCGAAACCCATTCTCGATTTCGAAAAGTTCGACGATGGGTTTGTTCAGAAACTGGTCTACGATGCTCTCGTTTGGTCTTCCCTTCACGGCCTTGTCGTCGGTGACAAAACTCATCAG AGATCAGGAACAGTTCCAGGGGTTGGGATGATGCACGCGCCCATCGCATTGCTACCGACTCCATTCCCTGAAAGTTACTGGAACCAAGCCTGCGAAGTTGCTCCCGTCTTCAACGAGTTGGTTGATCGTATCAGCTTGGATGGCAAGTTCATACAAGATAGTCTCTCCAG AACGAAAAAAGCTGATGTCTTTACATCTAGACTTCTTGAGATACACTCCAAGATGCTGGAGAGGAACAAGAGAGAGGACATTCGTTTGGGTTTACACCGGTCAGATTATATGCTTGACGAGGAAACAAAGTCGCTTCTTCAGATAGAGATGAACACTATCTCGTGTTCCTTTCCAGGCTTTGGTCGTCTTGTTACCGAGCTACACCA GTCATTGCTTAGATCTCATGGGGATCATCTTGGGCTTGACTCTGAACGTGTACCTAGAAATGGATCAACGTTCCAGTTCGCTGACGCAATGGCTAAAGCTTGGTTGGAGTACAATAACCCAAG AGCGGTAGTTATGGTCGTTGTGCAGCCGGATGAACGCAACATGTACGATCAACATTGGCTAAGCAGTGTCTTAAGAGAAAA GCACAATATTGTAACTATCAGGAAGAGTTTAGCAGAAGTTGAAACTGAAGGGCGTGTACATGAGGATGGAACCCTTACTGT TGGCGGCCAAGCAGTCTCGGTGGTTTATTACAGATCAGGCTATACTCCCAGAGATTATCCGTCTGAATCA GAGTGGAATGCTAGGTTGCTTATAGAGCAGTCCTCAGCTGTTAAGTGCCCTTCTATAGCTTATCACTTAGCTGGCACCAAGAAAATCCAGCAAGAACTCGCAAAACCAGGTGTTCTTGAGAGGTTTATGGACAACAAAGATGACGTTGCTAAGCTGAGGAAATGCTTTGCTGGGCTATGGAGCTTGGACGATTCAGAAATCATCAAGAAAGCTATTGAGAAACCTGAGTTGTTTGTTATGAAGCCTCAGAGAGAAGGGGGAGGTAACAACATATATGGAGACGATGTGAGGGAGAATCTTCTGAGGTTGcagagagaaggagaggaagaaaacGCTGCGTATATCTTAATGCAGAGGATATTCCCAAAAGTGTCAAACGTGTTCTTGCTGCGAGACGGCGTTTACCATAAAGATCAAGCTATATCAGAACTTGGAGTCTATGGAGCTTACCTCAG GAACAAGGAGAGAGTTATAATAAACGAGCAGAGTGGTTATCTGATGCGCACAAAGGTCTCGTCATCAGATGAAGGTGGTGTTGCTGCTGGTTACGCCGTCTTGGACAGCATTTATTTGAATTGA
- the LOC125593281 gene encoding probable protein S-acyltransferase 17 isoform X2 — protein sequence MEVQWVLVCHGMVTLTVVVSFLCGHSPVFKGTPIGWIHYFLTFGAWDYLLRFVEFVFGSKGTDAVLSVEGFCCDRPNPFLQIIYLLILGSTYFITVKSSFAYIPGYYIGEVHKYMSFGAVMIGVLLFLLTSFCDPGTVNAKNVSQYVSAYPYDDIIYSEKECPTCKIPKHFLLCLYGAVAIGFILAGRVKELRIVHILTTYYGIKNSFRSLAPRVLQWLVGTYNTQILLLVFFALISLLLAGFFGYHLNLCLTNTTTNEKFKWREYTSLQKKISEAKASAAALKAGMSNTELERPAMSKWRGLWRRSEAKAESIVAKRNMYDKGNFQNISEIVFPLSSRQGFQKPYHKSE from the exons ATGGAGGTACAATGGGTTTTGGTGTGTCACGGGATGGTGACGTTAACGGTGGTCGTCTCCTTCCTCTGTGGCCATTCGCCTGTCTTCAAAGGCACTCCCATTGGATGGATTCACTACTTCCTCACTTTCGGCGCTTGGGATTACTTACT GAGGTTTGTTGAGTTTGTGTTTGGTTCCAAGGGTACGGACGCGGTTCTATCGGTTGAGGGTTTCTGCTGTGACCGGCCTAATCCTTTCCTGCAA ATCATATACCTGTTGATTCTTGGATCAACATACTTTATAACTGTGAAATCTTCATTTGCCTATATACCTGGATATTACATCGGCGAAGTTCACAA GTATATGAGCTTTGGGGCTGTTATGATTGGCGTCCTGCTTTTCCTGTTGACAAGCTTTTGTGATCCAGGGACTGTTAACGCTAAGAATGTTTCGCAGTATGTTTCCGCTTACCCTTATGATGATATCATTTACTCGGAGAAAGAATGTCCAACGTGTAAAATACCAAA GCATTTTCTTCTCTGTCTCTACGGAGCTGTAGCCATTGGGTTTATTCTTGCTGGGCGAGTAAAAGAACTTCGCATTGTACATATTTTAACCA CCTATTACGGGATAAAGAACTCTTTCCGCAGCTTAGCTCCACGTGTTTTACAG TGGCTAGTTGGTACATACAACACCCAAATACTTTTATTGGTGTTTTTCGCCCTTATTTCTCTCCTCCTTGCTGGCTTCTTCGGCTACCACCTCAATCTCTGCTTAACCAACACAACAACTAATGAG AAATTCAAATGGAGAGAGTACACAAGTTTGCAGAAGAAGATAAGCGAAGCAAAGGCAAGTGCTGCTGCTCTCAAGGCAGGCATGAGCAACACCGAGCTGGAACGTCCAGCAATGAGCAAATGGAGGGGACTTTGGAGAAGATCTGAGGCCAAAGCTGAGTCCATCGTTGCCAAACGGAATATGTATGATAAAGGAAACTTTCAGAACATTTCTGAGATTGTTTTCCCATTATCTTCAAGACAAGGTTTCCAGAAACCATATCATAAATCTGAATAG
- the LOC125593281 gene encoding probable protein S-acyltransferase 17 isoform X1 produces MEVQWVLVCHGMVTLTVVVSFLCGHSPVFKGTPIGWIHYFLTFGAWDYLLRFVEFVFGSKGTDAVLSVEGFCCDRPNPFLQIIYLLILGSTYFITVKSSFAYIPGYYIGEVHKYMSFGAVMIGVLLFLLTSFCDPGTVNAKNVSQYVSAYPYDDIIYSEKECPTCKIPKPARSKHCSICNRCVARFDHHCGWMNNCIGEKNTKYFMAFLLWHFLLCLYGAVAIGFILAGRVKELRIVHILTTYYGIKNSFRSLAPRVLQWLVGTYNTQILLLVFFALISLLLAGFFGYHLNLCLTNTTTNEKFKWREYTSLQKKISEAKASAAALKAGMSNTELERPAMSKWRGLWRRSEAKAESIVAKRNMYDKGNFQNISEIVFPLSSRQGFQKPYHKSE; encoded by the exons ATGGAGGTACAATGGGTTTTGGTGTGTCACGGGATGGTGACGTTAACGGTGGTCGTCTCCTTCCTCTGTGGCCATTCGCCTGTCTTCAAAGGCACTCCCATTGGATGGATTCACTACTTCCTCACTTTCGGCGCTTGGGATTACTTACT GAGGTTTGTTGAGTTTGTGTTTGGTTCCAAGGGTACGGACGCGGTTCTATCGGTTGAGGGTTTCTGCTGTGACCGGCCTAATCCTTTCCTGCAA ATCATATACCTGTTGATTCTTGGATCAACATACTTTATAACTGTGAAATCTTCATTTGCCTATATACCTGGATATTACATCGGCGAAGTTCACAA GTATATGAGCTTTGGGGCTGTTATGATTGGCGTCCTGCTTTTCCTGTTGACAAGCTTTTGTGATCCAGGGACTGTTAACGCTAAGAATGTTTCGCAGTATGTTTCCGCTTACCCTTATGATGATATCATTTACTCGGAGAAAGAATGTCCAACGTGTAAAATACCAAA ACCAGCTAGATCCAAGCACTGCAGCATCTGCAACCGTTGTGTGGCGCGGTTTGATCATCATTGTGGTTGGATG AATAACTGTATTGGCGAAAAGAATACCAAATATTTCATGGCCTTTCTCTTATG GCATTTTCTTCTCTGTCTCTACGGAGCTGTAGCCATTGGGTTTATTCTTGCTGGGCGAGTAAAAGAACTTCGCATTGTACATATTTTAACCA CCTATTACGGGATAAAGAACTCTTTCCGCAGCTTAGCTCCACGTGTTTTACAG TGGCTAGTTGGTACATACAACACCCAAATACTTTTATTGGTGTTTTTCGCCCTTATTTCTCTCCTCCTTGCTGGCTTCTTCGGCTACCACCTCAATCTCTGCTTAACCAACACAACAACTAATGAG AAATTCAAATGGAGAGAGTACACAAGTTTGCAGAAGAAGATAAGCGAAGCAAAGGCAAGTGCTGCTGCTCTCAAGGCAGGCATGAGCAACACCGAGCTGGAACGTCCAGCAATGAGCAAATGGAGGGGACTTTGGAGAAGATCTGAGGCCAAAGCTGAGTCCATCGTTGCCAAACGGAATATGTATGATAAAGGAAACTTTCAGAACATTTCTGAGATTGTTTTCCCATTATCTTCAAGACAAGGTTTCCAGAAACCATATCATAAATCTGAATAG
- the LOC125574957 gene encoding uncharacterized protein LOC125574957 isoform X1 — protein sequence MVMLFHSVGLAQCSQPHKYIVFPRGCYRCIVVGSSETALSRRRQVLELVDSELSSGNERAALSLVKDLQGTPGGLRCFGAARQVPQRLYTLDELKLNGINAASLLSPTDATLGSIERNLQIAGVSGGIVAWRALDLSSQQLFYISLGLLFLWTLDLVSFNGGIGSLVLDTIGHTFSQRYHNRVVQHEAGHFLVAYLVGILPRGYTLSSLEALQKEGSLNIQAGSAFVDFEFLEEVNAGKVSATMLNRFSCIALAGVATEYLLYGYAEGGLDDISKLDGLVKSLGFTQKKADSQVRWSVLNTILLLRRHEVARSKLAEAMSKGESVGSCIQIIEDSIDPSDI from the exons ATGGTTATGTTGTTTCATAGTGTGGGACTAGCTCAGTGTTCACAACCGCACAAGTATATAGTCTTCCCTAGGGGTTGTTACAGATGCATAGTTGTTGGTTCATCTGAAACAGCGTTGTCAAGAAGAAGACAAGTTTTGGAGCTAGTGGATTCAGAGTTGTCTAGCGGAAACGAGAGAGCTGCTTTGTCACTTGTCAAAGATCTCCAAGGAACACCTGGTGGGCTTCGTTGTTTTGGAGCAGCAAGGCAG GTGCCTCAGAGACTCTACACATTGGATGAGCTGAAACTGAATGGCATCAACGCAGCTTCACTACTCTCCCCAACAGATGCAACACTTGGTTCCATTGAAAGAAACCTTCAGATAGCTGGTGTCTCAGGAGGGATAGTTGCATGGAGAGCCTTAGACTTGAGCTCTCAACAGCTTTTCTACATCTCTCTTGGTCTCTTGTTCCTGTGGACTTTGGATTTG GTCTCGTTTAATGGCGGAATCGGTAGTTTGGTTCTTGATACAATTGGTCACACGTTCAGCCAAAGATACCATAACAGAGTTGTTCAA CATGAAGCAGGTCATTTCTTGGTGGCCTACTTAGTCGGTATCCTCCCACGAGGATACACGCTCTCAAGTCTTGAAGCTTTACAGAAAGAAGGTTCTCTCAACATTCAAGCTGGCTCAGCCTTTGTAGACTTTGAGTTCCTTGAAGAA GTTAATGCTGGCAAAGTCTCAGCCAca ATGCTGAACAGATTCTCATGCATTGCACTTGCTGGTGTAGCAACTGAGTATCTCCTCTATGGTTATGCTGAAGGTGGTCTTGATGACATTAGCAAG TTAGATGGTTTGGTGAAGAGTTTGGGGTTCACACAGAAGAAAGCAGACTCGCAGGTGAGGTGGTCAGTACTCAACACTATACTGCTTCTACGTCGCCACGAGGTGGCTCGATCCAAGCTTGCTGAGGCTATGTCCAAGGGAGAATCTGTTGGCTCTTGTATCCAAATCATCGAAGATTCTATTGACCCTTCTGATATctag
- the LOC125574957 gene encoding uncharacterized protein LOC125574957 isoform X2, with amino-acid sequence MVMLFHSVGLAQCSQPHKYIVFPRGCYRCIVVGSSETALSRRRQVLELVDSELSSGNERAALSLVKDLQGTPGGLRCFGAARQVPQRLYTLDELKLNGINAASLLSPTDATLGSIERNLQIAGVSGGIVAWRALDLSSQQLFYISLGLLFLWTLDLVSFNGGIGSLVLDTIGHTFSQRYHNRVVQHEAGHFLVAYLVGILPRGYTLSSLEALQKEGSLNIQAGSAFVDFEFLEEVNAGKVSATMLNRFSCIALAGVATEYLLYGYAEGGLDDISKMVW; translated from the exons ATGGTTATGTTGTTTCATAGTGTGGGACTAGCTCAGTGTTCACAACCGCACAAGTATATAGTCTTCCCTAGGGGTTGTTACAGATGCATAGTTGTTGGTTCATCTGAAACAGCGTTGTCAAGAAGAAGACAAGTTTTGGAGCTAGTGGATTCAGAGTTGTCTAGCGGAAACGAGAGAGCTGCTTTGTCACTTGTCAAAGATCTCCAAGGAACACCTGGTGGGCTTCGTTGTTTTGGAGCAGCAAGGCAG GTGCCTCAGAGACTCTACACATTGGATGAGCTGAAACTGAATGGCATCAACGCAGCTTCACTACTCTCCCCAACAGATGCAACACTTGGTTCCATTGAAAGAAACCTTCAGATAGCTGGTGTCTCAGGAGGGATAGTTGCATGGAGAGCCTTAGACTTGAGCTCTCAACAGCTTTTCTACATCTCTCTTGGTCTCTTGTTCCTGTGGACTTTGGATTTG GTCTCGTTTAATGGCGGAATCGGTAGTTTGGTTCTTGATACAATTGGTCACACGTTCAGCCAAAGATACCATAACAGAGTTGTTCAA CATGAAGCAGGTCATTTCTTGGTGGCCTACTTAGTCGGTATCCTCCCACGAGGATACACGCTCTCAAGTCTTGAAGCTTTACAGAAAGAAGGTTCTCTCAACATTCAAGCTGGCTCAGCCTTTGTAGACTTTGAGTTCCTTGAAGAA GTTAATGCTGGCAAAGTCTCAGCCAca ATGCTGAACAGATTCTCATGCATTGCACTTGCTGGTGTAGCAACTGAGTATCTCCTCTATGGTTATGCTGAAGGTGGTCTTGATGACATTAGCAAG ATGGTTTGGTGA